CTGCGGAGCGAGACGCACCTGGCCCTCCCGATGAAACCCCTCTGCCGCCCCGACTGTCGCGGGCTGTGCCCCGTCTGCGGCGGTAACCGGAACCTGGTCGCCTGCGCGTGCGAAGCGCGCGCCGCCGATCCGCGTCTGGCGCCACTGGAGGCGCTGCGACGCCGACTATAGGAGCCATCACGCATGCCGCTACCAAAGCGTCGACACTCACGGACCCGGGGGCGCAAGCGCCGGACCCACTACAAGCTCGCCGGCCCGACCCTCTCCGTCTGCCCGCAATGTCGTGAAGCCAAGCCGCCCCACCGGGTCTGCCCGCACTGCGGCTACTACAAGGGACGGGAGGTCCTCTCGGTCGAGGGCACATAGCGGACCACCCCGCCCAGGACGCCTCGAGCTCCCATGAGGATTG
The genomic region above belongs to Candidatus Methylomirabilota bacterium and contains:
- the rpmF gene encoding 50S ribosomal protein L32 — protein: MPLPKRRHSRTRGRKRRTHYKLAGPTLSVCPQCREAKPPHRVCPHCGYYKGREVLSVEGT